The proteins below come from a single Marinobacter bohaiensis genomic window:
- a CDS encoding ABC transporter permease: MSFDAKLTAFLTIVVREIRRFTRIWPQTLLPPAVTMTLYFVIFGNLIGSRIGQMEGHDYMAFIVPGLIMMSVITSSYANVVSSFFSMKFQRSIEELLVSPVPNGIILAGYVAGGMARGLGVGLIVTVLSLWFTDLSLHHPLATVITVILTSMLFSLGGFINAMLATKFDDISIVPTFVLTPLTYLGGVFYSIQLLPDFWRAVSMVNPILYMVNAFRYGILGISDVNVGISLAMVLLFIIILVVVSLRMLARGRGIRH, encoded by the coding sequence ATGAGCTTCGACGCCAAACTGACCGCCTTCCTCACCATCGTCGTCCGTGAAATCCGCCGCTTTACGCGAATCTGGCCGCAGACGCTGTTGCCCCCGGCGGTGACCATGACGCTCTATTTCGTCATCTTCGGCAACCTGATCGGCTCGCGCATCGGGCAGATGGAAGGCCACGACTACATGGCCTTCATCGTGCCCGGGCTGATCATGATGTCGGTGATTACCAGTTCCTACGCCAACGTGGTGTCGTCCTTCTTCAGCATGAAGTTCCAGCGCAGCATCGAGGAACTGCTGGTGTCGCCGGTACCCAACGGTATTATCCTGGCCGGTTACGTGGCCGGTGGCATGGCTCGCGGCCTTGGGGTGGGGTTGATCGTAACGGTGCTATCCCTGTGGTTCACGGATCTGAGCCTGCATCATCCGCTGGCAACCGTCATCACCGTGATCCTCACGTCGATGCTGTTTTCGCTGGGCGGCTTTATCAACGCCATGCTGGCCACCAAGTTCGACGACATTTCCATTGTCCCGACCTTCGTGCTCACGCCGCTGACCTATCTGGGCGGGGTGTTCTACTCGATTCAGCTGCTGCCGGATTTCTGGCGGGCGGTGTCGATGGTCAACCCGATCCTGTACATGGTGAACGCGTTCCGCTACGGAATTCTGGGGATTTCCGATGTGAACGTGGGCATTTCGCTGGCCATGGTGCTGCTGTTCATTATCATTCTGGTTGTTGTCAGCCTGCGAATGCTGGCTCGCGGTCGCGGCATTCGCCATTGA
- the queF gene encoding NADPH-dependent 7-cyano-7-deazaguanine reductase QueF (Catalyzes the NADPH-dependent reduction of 7-cyano-7-deazaguanine (preQ0) to 7-aminomethyl-7-deazaguanine (preQ1) in queuosine biosynthesis) produces MALEHAPLGKSSEYPEHYAPELLFPVPRRDNRQRIGLEDGRWPWFGSDYWQAWEISWIRPNGVPAVAWAVIEVPAASPSIIESKSLKLYLNSLNQETFSDASQVTERIEQDLSSASGAAVHCRLHSVDEGATVPGRPADYLLIDDEPIDVDGYEPCPERLQASGPVVTESLCSHLLKSNCPVTGQPDWGSLLIHYTGPKIDRAGLLAYVVGFRQKQDFHEHCVETVFTELMARCQPQSLTVSAHYTRRGGLDINPWRSTGPGQPECLRLVRQ; encoded by the coding sequence ATGGCCCTGGAACACGCCCCGCTGGGCAAGAGCAGCGAATACCCCGAACATTACGCGCCGGAGCTGCTGTTCCCGGTGCCGCGACGGGACAACCGTCAGCGCATCGGGCTGGAGGATGGCCGCTGGCCCTGGTTCGGCAGCGACTACTGGCAGGCCTGGGAAATCTCCTGGATTCGCCCCAACGGCGTGCCGGCGGTCGCCTGGGCGGTCATTGAGGTGCCGGCGGCGTCGCCTTCGATTATCGAATCCAAATCGCTCAAGCTCTATCTCAACTCGCTGAATCAGGAAACCTTTTCCGACGCCAGCCAGGTGACCGAGCGCATTGAGCAGGATCTGTCCAGCGCCTCGGGAGCGGCGGTGCACTGCCGCCTGCATTCGGTGGACGAGGGAGCGACGGTCCCCGGGCGTCCGGCGGACTATCTGCTGATTGACGACGAGCCGATCGACGTGGATGGCTACGAGCCCTGTCCGGAGCGGCTGCAGGCGTCCGGTCCGGTGGTCACCGAATCCTTGTGCTCGCATCTGCTCAAGAGTAACTGCCCGGTGACCGGGCAGCCGGACTGGGGCAGCCTGCTGATTCACTACACCGGTCCGAAAATCGATCGGGCGGGGCTGCTGGCCTATGTGGTGGGATTCCGGCAGAAGCAGGATTTCCACGAGCATTGCGTGGAGACGGTGTTCACTGAGCTGATGGCGCGTTGCCAGCCGCAGTCGCTGACCGTCAGCGCCCATTACACCCGTCGTGGCGGACTGGATATCAACCCCTGGCGCAGTACCGGTCCGGGTCAGCCGGAATGCTTGCGGCTGGTGCGGCAGTAA
- a CDS encoding ABC transporter ATP-binding protein has translation MTNALKIQDLRKTYDSGFEALKGIDLAVEEGDFFALLGPNGAGKSTTLGIVCSLVNKSSGKVSVFGYDIDRDLARAKLNLGVVPQEMNFNQFEKVLDIVVTQAGYYGIPARKARQSAEHYLRELGLWDKRDTPARMLSGGMKRRLMIARALVHEPKLLILDEPTAGVDIELRRSMWTFLEEMNRRGTTIILTTHYLEEAEALCRNIAIIDHGQILHNTSKRDLLKQLSMETFLLDTAEALEEAPALADFDTRINGDGQLEVDVRQGQDLNRVFGQLDEQGVRVTSMRTKANRLEELFIRMVQENKQEGGEA, from the coding sequence ATGACCAATGCTCTGAAAATACAGGACCTCCGCAAGACCTATGACTCCGGTTTCGAAGCCCTCAAGGGCATCGATCTGGCCGTCGAGGAAGGGGACTTCTTCGCCCTGTTGGGCCCCAATGGAGCCGGCAAGTCGACGACGCTGGGGATCGTCTGTTCGTTGGTCAACAAGTCGTCGGGCAAGGTGTCGGTGTTCGGCTACGACATCGACAGGGATCTGGCCAGGGCCAAGCTCAACCTGGGTGTGGTGCCCCAGGAAATGAACTTCAACCAGTTCGAAAAAGTGCTCGATATCGTCGTCACCCAGGCTGGTTACTACGGCATCCCCGCCCGTAAGGCGCGTCAGTCTGCCGAGCACTATCTGCGTGAGCTGGGGCTGTGGGATAAACGGGATACGCCGGCGCGGATGCTGTCCGGCGGCATGAAGCGGCGCCTGATGATTGCCCGGGCCCTGGTCCACGAACCGAAGCTGCTGATCCTGGACGAGCCCACCGCCGGCGTGGATATCGAACTGCGCCGTTCCATGTGGACCTTCCTGGAGGAGATGAACCGCCGCGGCACCACCATCATCCTCACCACCCATTACCTGGAAGAGGCGGAAGCCCTCTGCCGCAATATTGCGATCATCGATCACGGCCAGATCCTGCACAACACCAGCAAACGTGACCTGCTCAAGCAACTGAGCATGGAGACCTTCCTGCTGGATACGGCCGAGGCACTGGAGGAGGCGCCGGCATTGGCGGACTTCGATACCCGCATCAACGGCGACGGGCAACTGGAAGTGGATGTACGCCAGGGTCAGGACCTTAACAGAGTGTTCGGTCAACTGGACGAGCAGGGCGTCCGCGTCACCAGCATGCGCACCAAGGCCAACCGTCTCGAGGAGTTGTTTATCCGCATGGTCCAGGAAAACAAGCAGGAAGGAGGTGAGGCATGA